One segment of Candidatus Zixiibacteriota bacterium DNA contains the following:
- the accD gene encoding acetyl-CoA carboxylase, carboxyltransferase subunit beta has translation MEWFKKAKEGLARQEKKEIPDGLWSKCTACGEIIYTKQLEANYWICPNCRFHFRISSQKYINMILDDGALEEYDANLESLDPLKFKDSKKYPDRIKAAQAKSGLKDAVVAGLGSINGIKISFAIMDFNFVGGSMGSVVGEKIARAIERSLEHKIPLIIVSCSGGARMQEGILSLMQMAKTSALLAILHQKQIPYISVLTNPTTAGVMASYASLGDVIIAEPQALLGFAGPRVIQQTIGQELPPGFQSSEFFLEKGFLDKIVDRSQLRDTLTLLLRYFQR, from the coding sequence ATGGAATGGTTTAAAAAGGCTAAGGAGGGCCTGGCCCGACAGGAGAAGAAGGAGATTCCTGACGGTCTCTGGTCGAAATGCACCGCCTGCGGGGAGATTATTTATACCAAGCAGCTGGAGGCTAATTACTGGATCTGCCCCAACTGCCGCTTTCATTTCCGCATTTCGAGCCAGAAATATATCAATATGATTCTCGATGACGGGGCGCTGGAGGAGTATGATGCCAATCTGGAGTCGCTTGACCCGTTGAAATTCAAAGATTCCAAGAAATATCCGGACCGGATAAAGGCGGCGCAGGCGAAATCGGGGCTAAAAGATGCCGTGGTTGCCGGGCTGGGGAGCATTAATGGCATCAAAATCTCATTTGCCATAATGGATTTCAACTTTGTCGGCGGCTCGATGGGTTCGGTGGTGGGCGAAAAGATTGCGCGGGCGATTGAGCGGTCGCTGGAGCATAAGATTCCATTAATAATCGTCTCCTGTTCCGGCGGAGCCCGGATGCAGGAGGGGATATTGTCGCTTATGCAGATGGCAAAGACATCAGCTCTGCTGGCAATCCTTCACCAGAAACAGATTCCCTATATTTCGGTGTTGACCAATCCGACTACAGCCGGAGTGATGGCAAGTTATGCTTCTCTGGGTGATGTCATCATTGCCGAGCCACAGGCGCTTTTGGGATTTGCCGGACCGCGCGTCATTCAGCAGACTATCGGGCAGGAACTTCCGCCCGGCTTCCAATCATCGGAGTTTTTCCTTGAAAAAGGGTTTCTCGACAAGATTGTCGACCGCAGTCAGCTGCGCGATACCCTGACTTTGCTTCTCAGATATTTCCAGAGATAG
- a CDS encoding GAF domain-containing protein, with protein MTGRSEKILIIDDESRMCDSLAELLGGSGYRVQTTQSAPAAVELLKQEPFDLVITDIKMPELTGLDILKVVREIDPETIVILMTGYASLESALEAIKNGAFEYLLKPVEFTQLEISVRRGLEKREAAMARKKLLEELKQANCNLNNRLQEINALYEAGKSLGYTTDISKLLDKIVALAAEVTQAEIGSLMLINEETDILTIKAYRGLDREIADTVSLPLGSSIAGYVAQSGEPLMVDDVEKDERFKRINKERYSSASLLCVPLKITNRVLGVINMANKRNGASFTEHDLKLLTTFAAQAAVAIDDARQFENNRQKLHEFSILFELSNRLSAVGSVSAMRQAVFEYLGKLMPIDFALWFEWQPGRQALKPVGVTGTTIPLTDSGSINLDLIKSEEIVIENVEFADLDFQDIATLSRYMARLLSHAPVYPRPEANFTALPVLQEGELRHIYCIGSRSERLYTAQEISLAQLIISQSSGFYEREKALLNATRLLTMGNMISEISHDLRKPLTNIRGWIQILRDKYPDVGKDTGFFHMAEEEVHRLNDLVKELVDFSKPHKYETEIRDIRKIIQRATEFLKPEFAKKNIKFEAHYDNCNWEIPVNKNQVLEVFLNLFLNSVDAISDSGGNIRVTGKIDRPPFRKIDYLAITVSDTGRGIKKENLAKIFDRYYTTKETGTGLGLSVVERIMAAHGGTLKVDSEYGKGTDFTLYFPK; from the coding sequence ATGACTGGAAGATCTGAGAAGATTCTGATAATTGACGATGAGTCGCGGATGTGCGATTCGCTTGCGGAATTGCTGGGGGGGAGCGGCTACAGAGTGCAGACAACGCAGTCCGCCCCGGCGGCGGTGGAACTTCTCAAACAGGAGCCGTTTGATCTGGTAATAACCGATATCAAGATGCCGGAACTGACCGGCCTGGATATTCTCAAAGTGGTCAGGGAAATCGACCCGGAGACGATTGTCATACTTATGACCGGATATGCGTCACTGGAATCGGCGCTGGAAGCGATAAAGAACGGCGCATTCGAATATCTTCTGAAGCCGGTCGAGTTCACCCAACTGGAGATTTCGGTCCGGCGCGGATTGGAAAAGCGTGAAGCGGCTATGGCGCGCAAGAAACTTCTGGAAGAACTAAAACAGGCAAACTGCAATCTCAACAACCGACTTCAGGAAATCAATGCCCTTTATGAAGCAGGCAAATCGCTCGGCTATACGACCGATATCAGCAAGCTCCTGGACAAAATAGTTGCTCTTGCCGCCGAGGTGACGCAGGCGGAAATCGGCTCACTGATGCTTATCAATGAAGAAACCGATATTCTGACCATCAAAGCTTACCGGGGGCTGGACCGGGAAATTGCCGACACGGTTTCGCTGCCGCTGGGGTCATCTATTGCCGGTTATGTCGCCCAGTCCGGTGAACCTCTGATGGTCGATGACGTCGAAAAGGATGAGAGATTCAAGCGGATTAATAAAGAGCGGTACAGTTCGGCGTCGCTTTTGTGCGTTCCCCTCAAGATAACCAATCGGGTGCTGGGGGTTATCAATATGGCGAACAAGCGGAACGGGGCAAGTTTCACCGAGCATGACCTGAAACTCTTGACTACCTTTGCGGCGCAGGCGGCGGTTGCCATCGATGATGCCCGCCAGTTCGAAAATAACCGCCAAAAACTCCATGAATTCTCGATTCTCTTCGAATTATCGAACCGGCTGTCGGCGGTCGGGTCGGTTTCGGCGATGCGACAGGCGGTCTTTGAGTATCTCGGCAAACTGATGCCAATCGATTTTGCGCTCTGGTTTGAGTGGCAACCGGGACGTCAGGCGCTCAAACCGGTCGGGGTCACCGGCACAACCATACCCTTGACCGACAGCGGCTCTATCAATCTGGACCTGATAAAGAGCGAAGAGATTGTGATTGAAAATGTGGAGTTTGCCGACCTCGACTTTCAGGATATCGCGACGCTGTCGCGCTATATGGCGCGGCTTCTTTCGCACGCCCCGGTATATCCCCGTCCCGAGGCGAATTTTACTGCCCTGCCGGTGCTCCAGGAGGGGGAGCTTCGTCATATCTACTGCATCGGTTCCCGCAGCGAGCGTCTCTACACGGCGCAGGAGATTTCGCTGGCGCAACTGATTATTTCGCAGTCATCCGGATTCTATGAAAGAGAAAAGGCGCTCTTGAATGCCACCCGGCTTCTGACCATGGGGAATATGATATCCGAAATTTCCCATGACCTGCGTAAACCGCTCACCAATATTCGGGGCTGGATACAGATCTTGCGGGACAAATATCCCGATGTGGGCAAGGATACGGGATTTTTCCATATGGCTGAAGAGGAGGTGCATCGGCTCAACGACCTGGTGAAGGAACTGGTCGATTTCTCCAAGCCGCATAAGTACGAAACCGAAATCAGAGATATCCGAAAAATTATTCAAAGGGCGACGGAGTTCCTCAAGCCGGAATTTGCCAAGAAAAACATCAAGTTTGAAGCCCATTATGACAATTGCAACTGGGAGATTCCGGTGAATAAGAACCAGGTGCTGGAGGTCTTCCTGAACCTTTTCTTAAATTCGGTTGATGCCATCTCCGACAGCGGCGGCAATATCCGGGTTACCGGCAAGATCGACCGCCCGCCGTTTAGAAAAATAGACTACCTTGCTATCACGGTCAGCGATACCGGACGGGGAATCAAGAAAGAGAATCTGGCGAAAATATTCGATAGATATTATACGACCAAGGAGACCGGCACAGGTCTGGGGCTTTCGGTGGTCGAAAGAATCATGGCGGCGCATGGGGGTACCCTTAAAGTCGATTCCGAATATGGCAAGGGGACCGACTTTACCTTATATTTTCCGAAATAA
- a CDS encoding folylpolyglutamate synthase/dihydrofolate synthase family protein produces MAKESGGYKSALRFILSREFFGMKLGLENISLFLEKLGNPQNQFRSVHIAGTNGKGSTAAYLEAIFRQAGYRTGIFTSPHLVDFRERIRVNGALIEKRFITEFIRQNKADIKGQKITFFEVCTALAFAYFARRNVDIAIIETGLGGRLDATNVMRPLVSVITDISFDHMHILGHTLRKIAFEKAGIIKQKRPVITGILPGEASREIAAVARKCQAPLLPMQKKNFHGAIGKNFEFSYRAGSKVISRLRPSLPGEHQIKNAALAVKVALFLRGEGYKVSDRAIREGLALTQWPGRFQMLKDKGKPTVILDVGHNPAGVQAMVACFKTVFPRKNANIVLGLVSNKDLKRSVTSLPQIARRIFIVRLKTYRSAEPEEIARHLRGKAVPVVTGGTVTSTARRLIKEAGTDDIIVVCGSHYGVGEFLEHRKEIYGS; encoded by the coding sequence ATGGCAAAAGAGTCCGGAGGATATAAATCGGCGCTGCGATTTATTCTCTCCCGAGAGTTCTTTGGAATGAAACTCGGGTTGGAGAATATCTCGCTATTTTTAGAGAAACTGGGCAATCCCCAGAATCAGTTTCGCTCGGTGCATATTGCCGGCACCAACGGCAAAGGGTCAACCGCGGCGTATCTTGAAGCGATTTTCCGTCAGGCCGGCTACCGCACCGGCATATTCACTTCCCCCCATCTGGTCGATTTTCGGGAGCGGATTCGAGTCAACGGCGCGCTTATTGAGAAGCGGTTCATTACCGAGTTTATCAGACAGAATAAGGCCGATATAAAAGGTCAGAAAATCACGTTTTTTGAGGTCTGTACGGCCTTAGCCTTTGCTTATTTTGCGCGGCGCAATGTTGATATCGCCATCATCGAGACCGGGCTGGGAGGACGTCTCGACGCCACCAATGTCATGCGACCGCTGGTTTCAGTCATTACCGATATTTCCTTTGACCATATGCATATTCTGGGGCATACGCTGCGCAAAATCGCCTTTGAGAAAGCGGGGATTATTAAGCAGAAGCGACCGGTGATTACCGGTATCTTGCCCGGGGAAGCGTCAAGAGAAATAGCGGCTGTCGCCCGGAAATGTCAGGCGCCGCTTCTGCCGATGCAGAAGAAGAATTTCCATGGTGCCATCGGAAAGAATTTCGAGTTCAGTTATCGTGCTGGAAGTAAGGTCATCTCAAGACTCCGGCCCTCTCTGCCGGGGGAACATCAGATAAAAAATGCCGCTCTGGCGGTAAAAGTGGCGTTATTCCTCCGAGGTGAAGGATATAAAGTCAGCGACCGCGCTATCCGGGAGGGATTGGCATTGACTCAATGGCCCGGTCGATTCCAGATGTTGAAAGATAAAGGGAAACCGACGGTGATTCTGGACGTGGGACATAACCCGGCCGGAGTGCAGGCGATGGTCGCTTGCTTCAAAACTGTTTTTCCCCGCAAGAACGCCAATATCGTTCTCGGATTGGTCAGCAATAAAGATTTGAAACGCTCCGTGACGTCGCTTCCGCAGATTGCCCGGCGTATCTTTATTGTCCGTCTGAAAACTTACCGCAGCGCGGAACCGGAGGAGATCGCTCGTCATTTAAGAGGTAAAGCAGTTCCGGTCGTTACGGGCGGTACGGTGACGAGCACGGCGCGCCGCCTGATAAAAGAGGCGGGAACTGACGATATAATAGTAGTCTGCGGCTCGCATTACGGCGTAGGCGAATTTCTGGAACACCGGAAAGAGATTTATGGCAGTTAA
- a CDS encoding ATP-binding protein, producing MAVKKGARKKPTETVKTLRAEVNRKLEELTDSNRRLKRKIFDLYTIFELSRNFNAVLNYETLLDSFVLTSMGQMGAQKATLYLPREIGRKEFRLARVKGAPPFPREEISIDPEGEFGKYITALNRPVLINEISGGFSAPEIQAFQRYFPEGLVVPLIFQTKLRGILIISVKASGLPYKDDDIEFLSILANQTAVSIENARLYDSEREAIEKLQKTQELLVQSERLAALGELSAKIAHEVNNPLGIIKNYLALTGRNIDDSAKASEYLEVVGQEIDRIAMIVRQLLDFHRPRVIKFAPTDLVRLLNETAALMSRQLADAGVEILIDAADDFPTIVAWPDGLKQVFINLFINAKEAMKEGGKISVAATYNRHLVCLRFCDSGTGIDPKHVPHIFEPFYTTKESGGTGLGLSVCYGIIKNHNGSIEFYNLEKGGCFEIRLPIQQEELDNDWKI from the coding sequence ATGGCAGTTAAAAAAGGCGCCCGAAAGAAACCGACCGAAACGGTTAAGACGCTTCGGGCGGAAGTCAATCGGAAACTGGAAGAGTTGACCGATTCCAATCGTCGCCTGAAACGAAAAATCTTTGACCTCTACACAATTTTCGAACTGAGCCGCAATTTTAACGCCGTTCTCAACTACGAGACCTTGCTTGATTCCTTTGTATTGACCTCGATGGGTCAGATGGGGGCGCAAAAGGCGACCCTGTATCTTCCGCGGGAGATAGGACGGAAGGAGTTTCGTCTGGCGCGGGTCAAAGGGGCGCCGCCCTTTCCCCGGGAAGAGATAAGTATCGACCCGGAAGGGGAGTTTGGCAAATATATCACCGCCCTCAATCGACCGGTGCTTATCAATGAAATAAGCGGCGGATTTTCCGCTCCGGAGATTCAGGCTTTTCAGAGGTACTTCCCAGAGGGGCTGGTGGTGCCGCTGATTTTTCAGACCAAACTGCGGGGAATATTGATTATTTCGGTTAAAGCCTCGGGACTGCCCTACAAGGATGACGATATCGAATTTCTTTCGATACTCGCCAACCAGACGGCGGTCTCAATTGAGAATGCCCGTCTCTATGATTCGGAGCGGGAGGCGATTGAAAAACTGCAGAAGACGCAGGAACTATTGGTGCAGTCCGAACGTCTGGCGGCTCTGGGGGAACTCTCGGCAAAGATTGCCCACGAAGTTAACAACCCGCTGGGCATTATCAAGAATTATCTGGCGCTGACCGGGCGCAATATTGACGATTCGGCAAAAGCCTCGGAGTATCTGGAAGTGGTGGGGCAGGAGATTGACCGGATTGCGATGATTGTGCGGCAACTGCTTGATTTCCACAGGCCCCGCGTCATCAAGTTTGCTCCGACCGACCTGGTACGGCTTCTGAATGAAACGGCGGCTTTGATGAGCCGTCAGCTGGCTGATGCCGGCGTAGAAATTCTGATAGATGCGGCCGATGATTTTCCGACGATTGTGGCTTGGCCCGACGGTTTGAAGCAGGTTTTCATCAATCTCTTTATCAATGCCAAGGAAGCGATGAAAGAAGGGGGGAAAATATCGGTGGCGGCTACCTACAACCGTCATCTGGTCTGCCTCCGCTTCTGCGACAGCGGGACCGGCATTGACCCCAAGCATGTCCCCCATATATTTGAGCCGTTTTATACCACAAAAGAATCTGGCGGCACCGGGCTGGGACTTTCTGTCTGCTATGGTATAATTAAAAACCATAATGGGTCGATAGAGTTCTATAACCTTGAAAAAGGGGGATGTTTTGAGATTCGTCTCCCGATTCAACAGGAAGAATTAGACAATGACTGGAAGATCTGA
- a CDS encoding sigma-54 dependent transcriptional regulator: MKKDKIKILIIDDDPKVSWLLSEGLPDYEFVSARDGSEGIQMVTTEKPDLVLLDIKMPGISGLEVLERLSRLPNRPEIIMLSGHGETDNIAKSKHLGAAEFIHKPFEVKEIEIRVQAVLEAKKLREEVRELKSQLKSRNQYEQFIGDSPKMTQVKSIIEQVAGSELTVLIRGESGTGKEIVARMLHNMSTRADEPFTKVNCAAIPRDLLEAELFGYEKGAFTGAHKTKPGRFEVANKGSIFLDEIGDMPLELQSKLLQVLEQQEFVRVGGIHNIHVDVRIICATNKNLEDAIRRGGFRDDLFYRLNEITVFLPPLRSRTEDIPLLVSHFLKKYSDLYQKSAMALSPETMSKLLQFSWPGNVRQLENLIKQVVVRGDESIVNEMLSNVIQTPEYTQLSDLLPGGGSAAVAAESGNAFSLKHRVGAAIANEERRLISEVLTKTNWNRRKAADLLEISYRSLLYKIKEYNLNSIK; the protein is encoded by the coding sequence ATGAAAAAAGATAAGATTAAAATCTTAATAATCGATGATGACCCCAAGGTCTCCTGGCTTTTGAGTGAGGGGCTTCCTGACTATGAATTTGTATCGGCTCGTGACGGCAGCGAGGGGATACAGATGGTTACTACTGAAAAGCCGGACCTGGTGCTTCTGGATATAAAGATGCCCGGAATTTCCGGTCTGGAGGTTCTGGAGCGGCTGAGCCGGCTGCCGAACCGCCCGGAAATAATAATGCTTTCGGGCCATGGCGAGACCGACAACATCGCCAAGTCGAAACATCTGGGGGCGGCCGAATTCATTCATAAGCCATTTGAAGTCAAGGAAATCGAAATTAGAGTGCAGGCCGTCTTAGAAGCCAAAAAACTTCGGGAAGAGGTCCGGGAACTCAAATCTCAACTTAAGTCCCGCAACCAGTATGAGCAGTTTATAGGCGATTCGCCCAAGATGACGCAGGTAAAGAGCATTATCGAGCAGGTCGCCGGTTCCGAATTGACAGTTCTTATCCGGGGCGAATCGGGCACCGGGAAAGAGATTGTGGCGCGGATGCTTCATAATATGTCAACGCGGGCTGATGAGCCTTTCACCAAAGTCAACTGCGCCGCCATTCCGCGAGACCTTTTGGAAGCGGAACTGTTCGGATACGAAAAAGGGGCTTTCACCGGCGCGCATAAGACCAAACCGGGGCGGTTTGAAGTCGCCAATAAGGGGTCGATTTTCCTGGATGAAATTGGGGATATGCCGCTGGAGCTGCAGTCCAAACTGCTGCAGGTTTTGGAGCAGCAGGAGTTTGTGCGAGTTGGTGGCATCCATAATATCCATGTTGATGTCCGAATTATCTGCGCCACGAATAAGAATCTGGAAGACGCTATTCGCCGCGGCGGGTTCCGCGACGACCTTTTCTATCGCCTGAATGAGATAACGGTTTTCCTGCCGCCGTTGCGGAGCCGAACCGAGGATATTCCGCTTCTGGTAAGCCACTTTCTGAAAAAATACAGCGACCTTTATCAGAAATCAGCAATGGCGCTGTCACCGGAGACCATGTCAAAGCTCCTGCAGTTTTCCTGGCCCGGGAATGTCCGCCAGCTGGAAAACCTTATCAAACAGGTGGTCGTCCGTGGGGATGAGTCGATTGTCAATGAAATGCTCAGTAATGTTATTCAAACGCCGGAATATACCCAATTGTCCGACCTGTTGCCAGGCGGCGGAAGCGCTGCAGTAGCAGCGGAGTCGGGGAATGCCTTTTCACTCAAGCATCGTGTCGGCGCCGCTATCGCGAATGAAGAAAGACGATTGATAAGCGAGGTTCTAACCAAGACCAATTGGAATCGTCGTAAGGCGGCCGACCTTCTGGAAATCAGCTACCGCTCCCTCCTTTACAAGATAAAAGAGTACAATCTTAACTCCATAAAATGA